One stretch of Streptococcus australis DNA includes these proteins:
- a CDS encoding GntR family transcriptional regulator — MLPAYMKIHDQIKKDIDEHRWKIGERLPSERDLADQFQVSRMTLRQAISLLVEEGVLERRVGSGTFVSSTRVQEKMRGTTSFTEIVKAQGKVPSSQLISYRRTIPNEQEVAKLGISPTENIIRMERVRYADQVPLVYEVASIPEKFIKNFKKEEVTSHFFQTLQQHGYRIGKSQQTIYARLAKEKIAHYLEVEKGHAILALTQVSYLDDGTAFEYVKSQYVGERFEFYLENN, encoded by the coding sequence ATGTTACCAGCTTATATGAAAATCCATGACCAGATAAAAAAAGATATAGATGAGCATCGTTGGAAAATCGGAGAAAGGCTTCCAAGCGAACGGGATCTTGCTGACCAGTTTCAAGTTAGCCGGATGACCTTGCGACAAGCCATCTCTCTCTTGGTTGAGGAGGGAGTTTTGGAGCGTCGTGTAGGAAGCGGAACCTTTGTTTCGAGCACTCGAGTTCAAGAAAAAATGCGTGGAACCACTAGTTTTACGGAGATTGTCAAAGCCCAAGGGAAAGTTCCTTCTAGTCAGCTGATTTCCTATAGGAGAACCATTCCCAACGAGCAGGAAGTAGCAAAGCTAGGTATTTCACCAACTGAAAATATCATCCGTATGGAACGGGTGCGTTACGCTGATCAAGTTCCTCTAGTCTATGAAGTGGCTTCGATTCCAGAAAAGTTTATTAAGAATTTTAAAAAAGAAGAAGTAACCAGTCATTTCTTTCAGACCTTGCAGCAGCATGGCTACCGGATTGGCAAATCCCAACAGACCATTTATGCGAGATTGGCTAAAGAAAAGATTGCCCATTACTTAGAAGTAGAAAAAGGGCATGCCATTTTAGCCTTGACTCAGGTTTCTTATCTCGATGATGGGACAGCTTTTGAATATGTCAAGAGTCAGTATGTGGGTGAACGTTTTGAATTTTATCTTGAAAACAACTAG